The following are encoded together in the Ovis canadensis isolate MfBH-ARS-UI-01 breed Bighorn chromosome 2, ARS-UI_OviCan_v2, whole genome shotgun sequence genome:
- the TFPI gene encoding tissue factor pathway inhibitor isoform X2, with product MKKEQIWGVSVCLLLSCASAPLDAVPVEGEEYTNITDAEVVPVRPVHSFCAMRADDGPCKAMIKRFFFNIHTQQCEEFIYGGCEGNQNRFETLEECKQKCTREQPDFCFLEEDVGICRGYITRYFYNKQSKQCERFIYGGCLGNLNNFESLEECKNTCEDTLNDRIQVDAPSKKPSSFEFNRPYWCLTPADRGLCRANVTRFYYDSVIGKCHTFEYSGCGGNENNFTSRKACFRACERGYIRRISKEGLIKTKRKRKKQLVKIEYKFVTLQHHFY from the exons ATGAAGAAAGAACAGATTTGGGGGGTTTCTGTATGTCTGCTGCTTAGCTGTGCCTCTGCCCCTCTTGATGCCGTTCCTGTGGAAGGTGAAGAATATACAAACATTACAG ATGCTGAGGTGGTTCCAGTGCGACCTGTACATTCATTTTGTGCAATGAGAGCAGATGATGGCCCATGCAAAGCAAtgataaagagattttttttcaatattcacaCTCAACAatgtgaagaatttatttatggaGGATGTGAAGGAAATCAGAATCGATTTGAAACTCTGGAAGAGTGCAAACAAAAATGTACAAGAG AACAGCCAGATTTCTGCTTTTTGGAAGAAGATGTTGGAATCTGTCGCGGTTATATTACTAGGTATTTTTATAACAAGCAATCAAAGCAGTGTGAACGTTTCATATATGGTGGGTGCCTCGGGAATCTCAACAATTTTGAATCACTAGAAGAATGCAAGAACACCTGTGAAGACACAT TGAATGATAGAATCCAGGTTGATGCACCTAGCAAGAAACCCAGCTCCTTTG AATTTAATCGCCCCTACTGGTGTCTGACCCCAGCAGATAGGGGATTGTGTCGAGCCAATGTGACCAGATTCTACTACGATTCAGTCATTGGGAAATGCCACACATTTGAGTACAGTGGATGTGGAGGGAATGAGAACAATTTTACCTCTAGAAAAGCATGTTTTAGGGCTTGTGAAAGAG GTTATATCCGAAGAATATCAAAAGAAGGATTaattaaaaccaaaagaaaaagaaagaagcagctagtcaaaatagaatataaatttgTTACATTACAGCATCATTTCTACTAA
- the TFPI gene encoding tissue factor pathway inhibitor isoform X1 encodes MKKEQIWGVSVCLLLSCASAPLDAVPVEGEEYTNITDAEVVPVRPVHSFCAMRADDGPCKAMIKRFFFNIHTQQCEEFIYGGCEGNQNRFETLEECKQKCTRDYPVNITKTKVTLHKEQPDFCFLEEDVGICRGYITRYFYNKQSKQCERFIYGGCLGNLNNFESLEECKNTCEDTLNDRIQVDAPSKKPSSFEFNRPYWCLTPADRGLCRANVTRFYYDSVIGKCHTFEYSGCGGNENNFTSRKACFRACERGYIRRISKEGLIKTKRKRKKQLVKIEYKFVTLQHHFY; translated from the exons ATGAAGAAAGAACAGATTTGGGGGGTTTCTGTATGTCTGCTGCTTAGCTGTGCCTCTGCCCCTCTTGATGCCGTTCCTGTGGAAGGTGAAGAATATACAAACATTACAG ATGCTGAGGTGGTTCCAGTGCGACCTGTACATTCATTTTGTGCAATGAGAGCAGATGATGGCCCATGCAAAGCAAtgataaagagattttttttcaatattcacaCTCAACAatgtgaagaatttatttatggaGGATGTGAAGGAAATCAGAATCGATTTGAAACTCTGGAAGAGTGCAAACAAAAATGTACAAGAG ATTATCCAGTGAATATTACAAAGACGAAAGTAACACTGCACAAAG AACAGCCAGATTTCTGCTTTTTGGAAGAAGATGTTGGAATCTGTCGCGGTTATATTACTAGGTATTTTTATAACAAGCAATCAAAGCAGTGTGAACGTTTCATATATGGTGGGTGCCTCGGGAATCTCAACAATTTTGAATCACTAGAAGAATGCAAGAACACCTGTGAAGACACAT TGAATGATAGAATCCAGGTTGATGCACCTAGCAAGAAACCCAGCTCCTTTG AATTTAATCGCCCCTACTGGTGTCTGACCCCAGCAGATAGGGGATTGTGTCGAGCCAATGTGACCAGATTCTACTACGATTCAGTCATTGGGAAATGCCACACATTTGAGTACAGTGGATGTGGAGGGAATGAGAACAATTTTACCTCTAGAAAAGCATGTTTTAGGGCTTGTGAAAGAG GTTATATCCGAAGAATATCAAAAGAAGGATTaattaaaaccaaaagaaaaagaaagaagcagctagtcaaaatagaatataaatttgTTACATTACAGCATCATTTCTACTAA